The Arachis hypogaea cultivar Tifrunner chromosome 19, arahy.Tifrunner.gnm2.J5K5, whole genome shotgun sequence genome has a window encoding:
- the LOC112778126 gene encoding uncharacterized protein, giving the protein MTRFPSLAAEESKEAAAQLVTAAHPHCRQLRVPTKPPNLPRIAAANLAPPRSRRASANTARNKERDRWRRGPRRGEEPPIAVAVGSLFLAVEGAAPSHGGCRCSRRCYRHREPWLEEGARDQGRGVSRFASVESALPPPLLGFHRRRPRGGWCRHKRRPPELLSASASGLCKLPEPTAARAAQNHHCGCRWDCERKKETLVLSQPFPGEKSVAPPCLAAGKCHCRRRKIMMVPAAA; this is encoded by the exons ATGACCCGGTTCCCTTCTC TTGCTGCAGAGGAGAGTAAGGAAGCCGCCGCTCAGCTGGTCACCGCCGCTCATCCTCACTGCCGCCAGCTGCGTGTCCCCACCAAGCCGCCGAACCTGCCACGCATCGCCGCCGCCAATCTTGCGCCGCCGCGGTCCCGTCGAGCTTCTGCCAACACCGCACGAAACAAAGAGAGAGACCGATGGAGAAGAGGGCCGCGAAGGGGGGAAGAGCCACCGATTGCAGTCGCCGTTGGGTCCTTGTTCCTCGCCGTTGAAGGAGCTGCTCCCAGCCACGGTGGTTGCCGATGTTCGCGCCGCTGCTATCGCCACCGTGAACCGTGGTTAGAGGAGGGAGCGAGAGATCAGGGGAGAGGTGTGTCGCGCTTTGCTTCAGTTGAGTCGGCCTTGCCGCCTCCACTGTTGGGGTTTCACCGCCGCCGTCCCCGTGGTGGCTGGTGTCGTCACAAGAGAAGACCACCGGAGTTGCTGTCTGCTTCTGCCTCGGGATTATGCAAGTTGCCGGAGCCCACTGCCGCTAGAGCTGCCCAGAACCACCACTGTGGCTGCCGCTGGGATTGTGAACGGAAGAAGGAGACGCTGGTTCTGTCACAGCCGTTCCCGGGGGAGAAATCAGTCGCGCCGCCGTGCCTGGCAGCCGGAAAATGCcactgccgtcgccggaaaattATGATG GTCCctgctgccgcttga
- the LOC114925940 gene encoding uncharacterized protein, with translation MTRFPSLAAEESKEAAAQLVTAAHPHCRQLRVPTKPPNLPRIAAANLAPPRSRRASANTARNKERDRWRRGPRRGEEPPIAVAVGSLFLAVEGAAPSHGGCRCSRRCYCRREPWLEEGARDQGRGVSRFASVESALPPPLLGFHRRRPRGGWCRHKRRPPELLSASASGLCKLPEPTAARAAQNHHCGCRWDCEWKKETLVLSQPFPGEKSVAPPCLAAGKCHCRRRKIMMVPAAA, from the exons ATGACCCGGTTCCCTTCTC TTGCTGCAGAGGAGAGTAAGGAAGCCGCCGCTCAGCTGGTCACCGCCGCTCATCCTCACTGCCGCCAGCTGCGTGTCCCCACCAAGCCGCCGAACCTGCCACGCATCGCCGCCGCCAATCTTGCGCCGCCGCGGTCCCGTCGAGCTTCTGCCAACACCGCACGAAACAAAGAGAGAGACCGATGGAGAAGAGGGCCGCGAAGGGGGGAAGAGCCACCGATTGCAGTCGCCGTTGGGTCCTTGTTCCTCGCCGTTGAAGGAGCTGCTCCCAGCCACGGTGGTTGCCGATGTTCACGCCGCTGCTATTGCCGCCGTGAACCGTGGTTAGAGGAGGGAGCGAGAGATCAGGGGAGAGGTGTGTCGCGCTTTGCTTCAGTTGAGTCGGCCTTGCCGCCTCCACTGTTGGGGTTTCACCGCCGCCGTCCCCGTGGTGGCTGGTGTCGTCACAAGAGAAGACCACCGGAGTTGCTGTCTGCTTCTGCCTCGGGATTATGCAAGTTGCCGGAGCCCACTGCCGCTAGAGCTGCCCAGAACCACCACTGTGGCTGCCGCTGGGATTGTGAATGGAAGAAGGAGACGCTGGTTCTGTCACAGCCGTTCCCGGGGGAGAAATCAGTCGCGCCGCCGTGCCTGGCAGCCGGAAAATGCcactgccgtcgccggaaaattATGATG GTCCctgctgccgcttga